Proteins encoded in a region of the Flavobacterium sp. MDT1-60 genome:
- a CDS encoding alginate export family protein, protein MSKLTNPILKNHSTVFTSKLSKSILLGFVLTMLGSYEAKAQFTLTGQLRDRVEMRAGQGTLQQESDKAALFTSQRTRLNAGYSGYRFKIFTALQDVRVWGQDASSISRTTTEANNGILLHEAWAEIFLNDTVSTIQNLSIKAGRQEISYDDQKVLGGLDWLQQGRRHDAIVFKFANKGWIADVGAAFNQNKENNAGTIYNGTNPAYGAGTNGIGTMYKSFQYAYVGRKFFFGDLSFLFFKDDFNKYTLVTAGTPPVTTKVNGTGVWSRNTTGIYFNTNVTRKLNLMGSYYYQGGKNKDGRSLNANLFSITSTLQVGRKLFIGPGVDFLSGDDGTKTVTADSKDNRFDPLYGTPHKFWGSMDYFYAANGFGKQGLLDYFFKIKYNAKDNLSFALDIHGFESANTLSNGAGGKINSYLGTELDLLVKYNLTKIINIEAGYSFMKATNSMASAAVKNVANADLSPQFAYVMLNIKPNFLAKK, encoded by the coding sequence ATGAGCAAATTAACCAACCCAATATTAAAAAACCACAGTACTGTTTTTACATCTAAACTTTCAAAATCTATTCTATTGGGTTTTGTACTTACAATGTTAGGAAGCTATGAAGCAAAAGCGCAATTTACACTTACAGGTCAGTTAAGAGACCGTGTTGAAATGCGTGCCGGACAAGGAACTTTACAACAAGAAAGCGATAAAGCGGCTTTATTTACAAGCCAGAGAACAAGATTAAATGCAGGATATTCTGGCTATAGATTTAAAATTTTTACGGCACTGCAAGATGTTCGCGTTTGGGGGCAAGATGCTTCCTCTATTAGCAGAACAACAACAGAAGCTAATAACGGAATTTTATTGCACGAAGCCTGGGCTGAGATTTTTTTGAATGACACGGTAAGTACGATTCAGAATCTGTCTATAAAAGCAGGGCGTCAGGAAATTTCTTATGATGATCAAAAGGTTTTAGGCGGTTTAGACTGGTTACAACAAGGAAGACGCCACGATGCGATCGTTTTCAAATTTGCCAACAAAGGCTGGATTGCAGATGTTGGAGCTGCTTTTAATCAGAATAAGGAAAATAATGCAGGAACGATTTACAATGGGACAAATCCGGCTTACGGTGCAGGAACTAACGGAATTGGTACTATGTACAAATCGTTTCAATATGCTTATGTGGGCAGAAAATTCTTCTTTGGTGACTTATCTTTTTTATTCTTTAAGGATGATTTCAATAAATACACTTTAGTGACTGCAGGAACGCCACCCGTAACGACTAAAGTAAATGGAACAGGAGTTTGGAGCAGAAATACAACCGGAATTTACTTCAACACCAATGTAACCCGAAAATTAAATTTGATGGGAAGTTACTACTATCAAGGTGGAAAAAATAAAGATGGAAGATCATTAAATGCCAATTTATTCTCGATTACATCAACATTACAAGTGGGAAGAAAATTGTTTATTGGTCCCGGAGTTGATTTTTTATCTGGAGATGACGGAACTAAAACCGTTACAGCTGATTCAAAAGACAATCGATTTGATCCGCTTTACGGAACGCCGCATAAATTCTGGGGAAGCATGGATTATTTTTATGCAGCGAATGGTTTTGGAAAACAAGGCTTGCTGGATTACTTCTTCAAAATAAAATATAATGCCAAAGACAATTTAAGTTTCGCATTGGATATTCACGGTTTTGAGTCGGCAAATACGCTGTCTAACGGTGCTGGCGGAAAAATAAACTCTTATCTTGGAACTGAACTTGATTTACTGGTAAAATACAACTTAACCAAAATCATCAATATCGAAGCAGGTTATTCTTTCATGAAAGCAACAAATTCTATGGCTTCTGCAGCGGTTAAAAATGTTGCCAATGCCGATTTGAGTCCACAGTTTGCTTATGTAATGCTAAATATCAAACCAAACTTTTTAGCTAAAAAATAA